CTGGACACATCAGCATGCTATCTGTAACTCACAATAGCTGCATGACTCCTCTGTCAGCACAAAATATTTCccagaaatataatttaatattattcagtggaaaaaatacaatacactGTCCCATCCCCCCAGAAAACTCTCAGTCTGTCACAAGAACAGCATTCTCCTGAGCGACCAGAACATTCTGCAGCATCCACTATGACCAGTTTGACTGACACAGGGACGGGCCAATGGCATGTCTCAGAGTCAGAGTGTGGCGGTTTCTCACCATGCAGGCAGTGCTCCAGATGTCAGCTGGCGTGCTGTAACCCGCCCCTATCAGGACCTCGATGGAGCGGTATTGTCGAGTCTGGATATCCTCCGTGAAATGcttgtgctgagagagagagggagagagagtgaggggggagacgggggggggggggggagagagtgagagggaggaaaggagggaggcaggcagagaaaggaagagagaacaaaaatgagaaaaagagagcgatATGCTCTGCTTACAAAAGTACTGCTCCTGCATATTATAAAAATACTTCTTGATTCCTAAAATGCAACAGCAACATCTGACAACTCCAGTCACGAAAAATCCTATTTAAATTCTTGAATCGTTCaaagtggcaaaaaaacaaaatgaagggaggaggacagggagagaaagagactacGGGGCTAGCACTGGAAGTACCCTAGCAGTGAATGCTGTGGATTGCATGTCCTTTGGCTAATTAGCTTAGCTGGAGAGTTTGTCAGACAATCGCACAGAGACTGGGGAAGTATTTAGTGTTGAGGGtacttaaaacaataataaaaacattaccatagatttaatcaaaatataatctaattataaatatgaatccattgcacaaacacatgcatgcacgtgtgcacacacacacacacacacacacacacgcacgcattcacacatccaccaacaagcacaaacacatacaggtgCACAcctacccacccacacacacacgtgcatatgcgcacacgtgcacacacacgcacgctcaaaTCTGATTCATATTTTGCACGACCTTTCAATGACTCAATCGGATTAGTGTTAAATTTCAttagaaaatgtaattgtttgccaTTACCGCTGTAACCAAGTTCCCGTGAAATTGGAGGAAACATTTCTGAGACATTATTAGACGTGTGCTAGCAGCTCGGCAGTCAACACAGTGCTGTGCTACAACAGACACCGATGAGTTTTTGCGATTTGGTTTCACGTGCAAACTAGCCAGCTATCCCAGTTAAAAGAAATACCAGCACATTGACATTGCTGGAATTTATAGCAAAGTGACTTTCCACCTGCTGAAAAAAAGTGTGAGATTGGGGCAATAGAACAGTATTTTATTATGAGATTTGGCTTCACTGTGCCTTAGTATGTTTTAAGACAGActgaaaaatattgaaaaaaggaaaacttaaaaaaaaatatttacacagctgttcaTGACTGTGGGATATATTATCACTTTCCAAAGCATCATTTCTTATATGGCACAATGAAAACACTGATAAGGATTTTTAACATCTGTAAGAATACtgatacttttaaaaaaatccctaTTCTTCACTCCCCCACCCAGCACCCAgcacccagcatgcattgcccAGATCGGCGACCTCACTCTccacccagcatgcattgcccAGATCGGCGACCTCACTCAccacccagcatgcattgcccAGATCGGCGATCTTCACTCTCAGGGTGTCGGCGTTGCGGGGGTCCAGGGGGTTCACCAGCAGGTCTGCTGCTCGAGCCTTtcctgtgaggggggggggggggtggacagtgTTACTCCCTTCAGCATCagcaatgattttttaaaaaccctgtcTGTTTCTTTGCCTTTTAGATTTCCAACACATTTAGAAATATCTAATTGGCTTTATGTCAGTTTCATAACTCAAAGCAGCGAATAAAGTTGGTTCCAAAACTCAACagataaaaaacataattctggagagattttttttctgctgtcccAGAgaattacatgtatttttttgcacatttgtaGGTTTATGCACGATGATCGCTCACTTTAGTGAGTTTGAGGTGAGGTGGAATCTGTGATATTGTACCTGCAAGTGTACCGGGGCTCTAAGGCTACAGGTGCGACTGTGCAGAGACACAGGTGAGGCGGGGCCTGTGGGCGTGTCCCTCACCTTTGGGCGTGTCCCCCGTGCTGGAGGAGGACACGGTGCGGCTGCGGTCGGAGGCGGGGCTGTACGCGGGCGGGACCCTGGGGACGGGGGCGCAGGGGTTGCCGGGCGAGGGGTCGAGAGGCAGCTCCGGGTACCGGGGAGAGGTGCCCCGGTGGCGCCCCCCGTTGGTCAGGACGGGCGTCTCGCCGTTGAAGAGCTCGCAGGAGGAGCTGACGGAGCCGTccctgtccgtggtgctgatcTCCgactccaccagggggcagagcATGGTCCCTCTCAGGCCcctctcctccgccccctgcaCCACGTGCCCGTTCGTTTTAGAGCTGTCCTTGCGGCTCGGGGTGGAAGAGTTCACCAGCTGTTCACCCCCTTCCTCACCATTCTGCTCCTTCTCACCATCCTCACCTCTGCCGttccttttctcctctctctcctctgtttttgTCTCCTCCTCTTTTAACACCTCCTGCTTTGGCTCTTTTGTCTCCTCCTTCACCACTGTGGGTTCCtggtcttcatcatcatcatcgtcgtcatcatcatcatcctcctcctcctcctcctcctcgtcctcctcagtgtcttcctcctgctccacccCTTCCTCTTTCGCCTCCTGGCCCACCTGCTCTccctccgccccacccccatcccctgcTGGGGTCGaggcctctgtctctgtttttgggTTCCCATCCTGCTGTGGGGTTTCTGTAGAGGAGGACACCTGTACATcctgctgctgtgtgtctgcacctacacacacacacacacacacacacacacacacagaaacacattcacacgATGAACCATCAacgaaaaaaaacgaaacaattTGCATTTAAGTCaaatatgaaaggaaaaacGTGTCAAACCGAGTCAAACGTGTGGCCCGAGCTGCATGTACGGCCTTCTGGAAGACTCGAATCCACTCAATCAATTCAACTCAAggagctttattggcatgaaaagACCTGCAAACCACCAATTGCAATTCACACACTCAAATGAGCACATACAACACATAGCCACacatgccaaacacacacacactatgcacacacacaccacacagcacacacacactccacaatgcacacacacactcacacatgcacacaccacaccacacaatgcacacacacactaccagccacacacacacacacatgcacacacacacacacacacgcacacacacactcacacacagcacacacacacactcacacatatgcacacacacacacacacacatatgcacacacacactcacacacggcacacacacactcgcacatatgcacacacacactcacacacggcacacacacacacacacagcacacacacacactcacacaccacacacacacacacacacacacactcacacacactcacacacggcacacacacactcacacacggcacacacacactcacacacacacatgcacgcacacactcacacacacacgtaattcATCTATTGTCGTTGTTCTGTGAAACACTCACACGTGTGGTTCGTGAGTCTAGCCGgacacctgtctgtctcccctTCCCCgtgctccccctctccctcctcgtcctcgtactcttcctcgtcctcctcgtcctcctcgttgTCGTCGTCGCTCTCGGCCTGGGCCACGCCCGGGCAGGGCGGGGAGCTGTGGGTGGGGCTCTGCTGCTCCGCCTCTCGCTCCAGGGCCTCGATCTCCTGCATCCGCCTCTCCAGGAGCTCCGCCTGCCGCTTCTGCTTCTTCCTcagtttcttcttcttgtttttggaGATCTTCCCCACCTGGGAGCAGCGGACAGACGGGCGGACAGACGGGCGGACAGTTAGGCGTCACACGGAAATGCTTCATCATTTGTATTTCTGCATGTT
The nucleotide sequence above comes from Anguilla rostrata isolate EN2019 chromosome 7, ASM1855537v3, whole genome shotgun sequence. Encoded proteins:
- the LOC135259858 gene encoding SRSF protein kinase 3-like isoform X1, with product MSSRKVMAIQARKRRPKVKKDKAAHQRRPETQQKAPLATPPPPPPPPPAPEPAPPAEREEEILGSDDEEQEDPADYCKGGYHPVKIGDLFNGRYHVIRKLGWGHFSTVWLCWDIQGKRFVAMKVVKSAQHYTETALDEIKLLRCVRESDPADPNKDMVVQLIDDFKISGVNGIHVCMVFEVLGHHLLKWIIKSNYQGLPLPCVKSIIRQVLQGLDYLHSKCKIIHTDIKPENILMCVDDAFVRRMAVEATEWQKAGAPPPSGSAVSTAPQLKPVGKISKNKKKKLRKKQKRQAELLERRMQEIEALEREAEQQSPTHSSPPCPGVAQAESDDDNEEDEEDEEEYEDEEGEGEHGEGETDRCPARLTNHTCADTQQQDVQVSSSTETPQQDGNPKTETEASTPAGDGGGAEGEQVGQEAKEEGVEQEEDTEEDEEEEEEEDDDDDDDDDDEDQEPTVVKEETKEPKQEVLKEEETKTEEREEKRNGRGEDGEKEQNGEEGGEQLVNSSTPSRKDSSKTNGHVVQGAEERGLRGTMLCPLVESEISTTDRDGSVSSSCELFNGETPVLTNGGRHRGTSPRYPELPLDPSPGNPCAPVPRVPPAYSPASDRSRTVSSSSTGDTPKGKARAADLLVNPLDPRNADTLRVKIADLGNACWVHKHFTEDIQTRQYRSIEVLIGAGYSTPADIWSTACMAFELATGDYLFEPHSGEDYSRDEDHIAHIIELLGCIPRHFALSGKYSREFFNRRDHIAMIIELLGKVPRKVAAAGRYSREFFTKTGELRHITKLKPWSLFDVLVEKYGWVHEDAGHFTHFLLPMLEMVPEKRASAADCLLHPWLSS
- the LOC135259858 gene encoding SRSF protein kinase 3-like isoform X3, translating into MSSRKVMAIQARKRRPKVKKDKAAHQRRPETQQKAPLATPPPPPPPPPAPEPAPPAEREEEILGSDDEEQEDPADYCKGGYHPVKIGDLFNGRYHVIRKLGWGHFSTVWLCWDIQGKRFVAMKVVKSAQHYTETALDEIKLLRCVRESDPADPNKDMVVQLIDDFKISGVNGIHVCMVFEVLGHHLLKWIIKSNYQGLPLPCVKSIIRQVLQGLDYLHSKCKIIHTDIKPENILMCVDDAFVRRMAVEATEWQKAGAPPPSGSAVSTAPQLKPVGKISKNKKKKLRKKQKRQAELLERRMQEIEALEREAEQQSPTHSSPPCPGVAQAESDDDNEEDEEDEEEYEDEEGEGEHGEGETDRCPARLTNHTCADTQQQDVQVSSSTETPQQDGNPKTETEASTPAGDGGGAEGEQVGQEAKEEGVEQEEDTEEDEEEEEEEDDDDDDDDDDEDQEPTVVKEETKEPKQEVLKEEETKTEEREEKRNGRGEDGEKEQNGEEGGEQLVNSSTPSRKDSSKTNGHVVQGAEERGLRGTMLCPLVESEISTTDRDGSVSSSCELFNGETPVLTNGGRHRGTSPRYPELPLDPSPGNPCAPVPRVPPAYSPASDRSRTVSSSSTGDTPKGKARAADLLVNPLDPRNADTLRVKIADLGNACWVHKHFTEDIQTRQYRSIEVLIGAGYSTPADIWSTACMAFELATGDYLFEPHSGEDYSRDEDHIAMIIELLGKVPRKVAAAGRYSREFFTKTGELRHITKLKPWSLFDVLVEKYGWVHEDAGHFTHFLLPMLEMVPEKRASAADCLLHPWLSS
- the LOC135259858 gene encoding SRSF protein kinase 2-like isoform X4, whose amino-acid sequence is MSSRKVMAIQARKRRPKVKKDKAAHQRRPETQQKAPLATPPPPPPPPPAPEPAPPAEREEEILGSDDEEQEDPADYCKGGYHPVKIGDLFNGRYHVIRKLGWGHFSTVWLCWDIQGKRFVAMKVVKSAQHYTETALDEIKLLRCVRESDPADPNKDMVVQLIDDFKISGVNGIHVCMVFEVLGHHLLKWIIKSNYQGLPLPCVKSIIRQVLQGLDYLHSKCKIIHTDIKPENILMCVDDAFVRRMAVEATEWQKAGAPPPSGSAVSTAPQLKPVGKISKNKKKKLRKKQKRQAELLERRMQEIEALEREAEQQSPTHSSPPCPGVAQAESDDDNEEDEEDEEEYEDEEGEGEHGEGETDRCPARLTNHTCADTQQQDVQVSSSTETPQQDGNPKTETEASTPAGDGGGAEGEQVGQEAKEEGVEQEEDTEEDEEEEEEEDDDDDDDDDDEDQEPTVVKEETKEPKQEVLKEEETKTEEREEKRNGRGEDGEKEQNGEEGGEQLVNSSTPSRKDSSKTNGHVVQGAEERGLRGTMLCPLVESEISTTDRDGSVSSSCELFNGETPVLTNGGRHRGTSPRYPELPLDPSPGNPCAPVPRVPPAYSPASDRSRTVSSSSTGDTPKGKARAADLLVNPLDPRNADTLRVKIADLGNACWVHKHFTEDIQTRQYRSIEVLIGAGYSTPADIWSTACMAFELATGDYLFEPHSGEDYSRDEDHIAHIIELLGCIPRHFALSGKYSREFFNRRGELRHITKLKPWSLFDVLVEKYGWVHEDAGHFTHFLLPMLEMVPEKRASAADCLLHPWLSS
- the LOC135259858 gene encoding SRSF protein kinase 2-like isoform X2, translating into MSEISEKSTSSERPETQQKAPLATPPPPPPPPPAPEPAPPAEREEEILGSDDEEQEDPADYCKGGYHPVKIGDLFNGRYHVIRKLGWGHFSTVWLCWDIQGKRFVAMKVVKSAQHYTETALDEIKLLRCVRESDPADPNKDMVVQLIDDFKISGVNGIHVCMVFEVLGHHLLKWIIKSNYQGLPLPCVKSIIRQVLQGLDYLHSKCKIIHTDIKPENILMCVDDAFVRRMAVEATEWQKAGAPPPSGSAVSTAPQLKPVGKISKNKKKKLRKKQKRQAELLERRMQEIEALEREAEQQSPTHSSPPCPGVAQAESDDDNEEDEEDEEEYEDEEGEGEHGEGETDRCPARLTNHTCADTQQQDVQVSSSTETPQQDGNPKTETEASTPAGDGGGAEGEQVGQEAKEEGVEQEEDTEEDEEEEEEEDDDDDDDDDDEDQEPTVVKEETKEPKQEVLKEEETKTEEREEKRNGRGEDGEKEQNGEEGGEQLVNSSTPSRKDSSKTNGHVVQGAEERGLRGTMLCPLVESEISTTDRDGSVSSSCELFNGETPVLTNGGRHRGTSPRYPELPLDPSPGNPCAPVPRVPPAYSPASDRSRTVSSSSTGDTPKGKARAADLLVNPLDPRNADTLRVKIADLGNACWVHKHFTEDIQTRQYRSIEVLIGAGYSTPADIWSTACMAFELATGDYLFEPHSGEDYSRDEDHIAHIIELLGCIPRHFALSGKYSREFFNRRDHIAMIIELLGKVPRKVAAAGRYSREFFTKTGELRHITKLKPWSLFDVLVEKYGWVHEDAGHFTHFLLPMLEMVPEKRASAADCLLHPWLSS
- the LOC135259858 gene encoding SRSF protein kinase 2-like isoform X5; the protein is MSSRKVMAIQARKRRPKVKKDKAAHQRRPETQQKAPLATPPPPPPPPPAPEPAPPAEREEEILGSDDEEQEDPADYCKGGYHPVKIGDLFNGRYHVIRKLGWGHFSTVWLCWDIQGKRFVAMKVVKSAQHYTETALDEIKLLRCVRESDPADPNKDMVVQLIDDFKISGVNGIHVCMVFEVLGHHLLKWIIKSNYQGLPLPCVKSIIRQVLQGLDYLHSKCKIIHTDIKPENILMCVDDAFVRRMAVEATEWQKAGAPPPSGSAVSTAPQLKPVGKISKNKKKKLRKKQKRQAELLERRMQEIEALEREAEQQSPTHSSPPCPGVAQAESDDDNEEDEEDEEEYEDEEGEGEHGEGETDRCPARLTNHTCADTQQQDVQVSSSTETPQQDGNPKTETEASTPAGDGGGAEGEQVGQEAKEEGVEQEEDTEEDEEEEEEEDDDDDDDDDDEDQEPTVVKEETKEPKQEVLKEEETKTEEREEKRNGRGEDGEKEQNGEEGGEQLVNSSTPSRKDSSKTNGHVVQGAEERGLRGTMLCPLVESEISTTDRDGSVSSSCELFNGETPVLTNGGRHRGTSPRYPELPLDPSPGNPCAPVPRVPPAYSPASDRSRTVSSSSTGDTPKGKARAADLLVNPLDPRNADTLRVKIADLGNACWVHKHFTEDIQTRQYRSIEVLIGAGYSTPADIWSTACMAFELATGDYLFEPHSGEDYSRDEEVEFELQG